DNA sequence from the Candidatus Hydrogenedentota bacterium genome:
CGCCATAGAGCTTCTTGAAGAAAGCGTCGCACCGGAGCCGTCCGGGATCGCTATCAACCGACGGTGGCGCGGTGGGCCATTCGCGCGGGTAGGGAATGGAGAGTTGATCGAAGAGCGTGGCGGATTCAAGGCGTTGATCGAAGGTCAACCCGGGACGGTCAGCTCCGAACGACATGCGTCCTCCATCCCTCCAGACGATCTCCATGTTGACTACGTCAAGAGTGAGATACCCTGGGTACGCGTCGAGCAGTTGTCGCGCCGGTGTGGGCGGACCTTCCGTAATGGCTGATGCGGCGCAAAAGAGGATCAAGGCGATTGCGCGCGCGGGTGTCGAGTGCATTCGTATGATCATCATGGAATTATCGCGATCGGGGGAAGTGTAGTGCATTTGGCGTGACGGACGAAACGGACGCGATGGATCCAATGGACAGGAATTGGGTCCGGAAGGAATTGGGGTTGCCCCGTGCGCGTGGGAGCTGCGCACGGGGCGGGGTTGGGGTTTGGGTTTGAGGGAAGACTCTTATGTCCACGCCCGAACGGCCGGGCGGATAGGCTTGTTTAGTTCACGTTGATCTTGCGCGGCTTCACGCGGTCGGTCTTGTGCAACGTCACCGTGAGCAGGCCGTCCTTCATCTCGGCCTCGATACGAGTGGGGTCGATGGCATTGCTCAGCGCAAAGACGCGGCGGTAGTCCGCGAACGCGCGTTCGCGCATGATGTAGTGGCCTTCGCGCGTGGCATTCGCACGCTTGCCGACCAGCGTGAGCTCGCCATCTTTCACTTCCAGCGACAGGTCGGCCTTCGCAACGCCCGGCAACTCGGCTTCGATGACGACGCGTTCGGCTTCGTCAACAACGTTGACGCGGGGGATCAGGTAACGCGTCGCGACTTGGGGGGCACATGCTGTCATGATTCGATTCTCCTCCATAAGCGGGGGGGCAAGTGCGCCCCCCGCGATGGGTTTCGGTTTAGCTGACCTTGACTTCGATCTGCTTCGGCTTGGACTCTTCGCGCTTCGGCAGCGTGACCTTGAGCACACCGTTATCGAAGTGCGCCGCGATCTTGTCGGCGTCGAACCCGCCGGGGATTTCGAAGGTGCGCTCGAACGCGCCGTAGCGGCGTTCGACGCGGTGGTAGTCCTTCTCCTTCGTTTCGGATTCGTGTTTGCGCTCACCCTTGAGCGTGACCACGTTGTCGACTACCGTAATGTCGATCTCTTCTTTCTTCATCCCGGGAAGGTCGGCTTCGATGGTGTACTCCTGCTCGTTTTCCTTGACGTCGACGGCCGGCGCCCAACCTCTATCGAAGAGGTCGTAGTCGCGGGCCAGCTCGCCGAACAGCCGGTTGAATTGGCCTTCGATGTCCCGCAACGGGGCCCACGGGCTCAGTTCACCGCGATCTCTCCAACGTACTAGCGACATAACCACTCACTCCTTTCGTTGAGATTTCCAGTTGCGTGCGTACTTCCGCCGCACATACGAAAGGAGAGCAATGTCGATGCCAATTCTTTCTACTCCCGCAAACCGTTTGAGGAGAGAGGCTTAAGGAACTACATTTCGGGATTCGCTCGCCACTTCGTTCCGTAATGAAGTTTTGTTGTTTCAAAATGAATCGGTGCATCGAGGCGAGAGACCGCTTGACAGACACCCAAAGTGCGCGTACGCTATAGGAAGCATTGTCTTGAGCAGTATTCTCACTGTTGATTTCGGGCTGTCCAATGGGGAGGGTTCGGCGATGCGTTTCCCAATTCCTCGCGCTGTCTTTTCGGTCACCTTCTTCGTCTTCGGAAGCCTTTCGCCGCTCGATGCCGTTGCCGGGACGGTGTTCGACGGTGGAAACCCCAAAATCATTATCGTCACGAAGGATGGCAGCCCATTGGGTGGGGCAAGCGTCGCGTTGCCCATCGAGGAAAATCTCGGCGCGCCCGCGGAGTTCGACGTATTCATCGACGTGAATCGTGACGGCACTTTCGACCCGGACGAGCAAGCAGTGGACAGCGAGCTGTCGTTCTCGGAGGGAAGCGTACTGACGGTGTTCCCGGTGTTGTTCGAGGACAAGCGCAAACTGAAGAAACTGCTTCGGGATACGCACAAGCGCATTGGGGTGCGTGTCATTGTGTCGAACTTCGGCGGCATGAAAGTCGGTGACGAGAATGACTACCGCGGCAGGCGCATCGAGTGGGACATTACGGATGCATACAGCTTCGAGCCGGGATTCATAGGCGGGGCGCCCTTGGAGTTTGTGGCGGCGGAATTGTGCCTTGCTTCGACAGGACAGAAGGGCGACGAGAAAGTATTCAACGACAAAGTACCGGACCTTGGGCCACGGGCGGGCAAGAAGAACGAGTGCGTTCCAATCGCGTCTGCCAATTCACTGCTCTGGCTGGCGGAAAAACACGGCTTTACCGACGATATGCCCGACACAACAACGGACCTGCTGAACGAACTCGATCAGGACATGCAGCATACCGCCGCGGGCGTTGCGCCGGACAATTTCCTCCCTGGAAAAATTGCATTCACGAACCGCCACATGCTGTACCTGGACAACAAAAAGATCGATGCGGTTGTGACGGAAGGACGAAGCGACATGTGGGACAAGATCGTCGCCGAGCTCAAAGCGGGGGAGGACGTCGAGCTCGTGATCGATTTCAAGGACAGCCCGAGCGGGGCCGTCAAAGCGAGTCATGCCGTGACCGTGGTAGGCGCGCATAGCAAAGGGACAAAGCAGTGGATCACGGTCCACGATCCCTTGACGCCAAAGGGGAACGACACCTACAGGGTCGAACGCAACGGGCAGGTTACGGGACATCCACTTGGAAAGGGCTTCTGCAAGTTCATCATCTCGGAGTCGTACGTGCGTACATAACGAGGGCGCCTAACAGCGCGTGGCAAAAGTCCTGTAGCGCCCGGTCTCCGCGCCGGGCGAAACGCGGAGAGGCCAAGTTCGACCCAAATTCGCACCCGCCACAGAGAGCGGGACGCTACAAATTGCGGTATTTGGACTTTTGCCACGGGCTGCTAGCGCAAGAGCTTGCGCGCCGCTTCGAGATCCTTGCGCTGGGCCGCGCCAACCTCGGGAAACGAGAGATTCAGAGTCTCCAGCGCCTCGATGATCACCTGAGAAACTACGACGCGGCTGAACCACTTGTGGTCGGCGGGCACGACGTACCACGGGGCGTGTTTTGTCGCGGTGTGTTGAATCATTTCTTCGTACGCGCGCATGTAGCCGTTCCAATGATCGCGCTCCTGGACGTCCTTCATGGAGAATTTCCAGTTCTTCGTGGGGTCGTTCAAGCGATCAAGGAATCGCCGCTTCTGTTCGTCCTTGGAAACATGCAGGAAAAACTTGCGGATGACCGTGCCGTTGCGCGAGAGGTAGCGCTCCATCGCGTTGATGTCCGCGAAGCGTTCCTTCCAAATATGTTTGGTGACGACTTCGGGCGGCAGGCGCTGTGCCTTCAGGAAATCCTGGTGGACACGAACGACGAGCACCTCCTCGTAGTACGAGCGGTTGAAGATGCCAATGCGGCCGCGCTCCGGAAGCGCCTTGTTCGTGCGCCAGAGGAAGTCGTGATCGAGTTCTTCCGCTGACGGCGCTTTGAACGAGTGCACCTGGCAGCCTTGCGGATTGACGCCGGACATGACGTGCTTGATCGTGCCGTCCTTCCCGGCGGCGTCCATGGCTTGGAAGATGAGGAGCAGAGACCAGCGGTCTTGGGCATAGAGCTTCTCCTGAAGCGCGGCGAGCTTCTCGGCGCCCTTCGCAAGCAATTCGGCGCTGGCATCTTTGTCGTCGGACTCGAAGGGGCCGGTATCGTCCGGGTCAACATCGCTCAGTTTGAAGCGTTTGCCGTTCGACACGCGGAACTTTGCGATTAGTTTGCGGAGAACCTTGCTCTTACCCATCGTACTTTCCTTGCGAGCCACACGAATGAATTAACTGTATCGTTCCACGACGGAAAGTGCGAATCGGCCGGCTCGCGTCCACCTGCTTTTGGGCCTTGCAAATGAGGAATGGGCCTGCAAGGATAGAGCGTCAACCTCCACTGCAAGGGAGCCATGTCATGGAACACGCACAGGACACTTTTGATCGGCGGGGATTCATCACGACAACGCTGGGCGCGGCGACGGTTTCGGCGCTGGCTGCGAAATCCGCGGGTGCTGTGCCGGTAACAAAGAAATCGATCTCCTACAGCGGCCCCATTCCCGTGCGCAAGTTCGGCAAGACGGGCTACTCGTTTCCAATCATCGGGCACGGCGGTTCGGCGATGATGGCGAAGGAATACGGGTACTACGGGCTGGACAATCCGCCGTCGCCCGAGGACCGCATCAAGATGGTGCGCGATGCCTACGATCTCGGTGTTCGTTACTTCGATACGGCACGCATCTATCAAGAGAGCGAAGAGTTGATGGGCAAGGCGCTGAAAGACATCCGCGACAAGGTCTTCATCGCGTCGAAGGTGATGGTGCCATCGCCAGACAAAGTGCGCGCGAGCGTCGAGGAGTCGCTGAAACAGTTGCAGACCGGCCACATCGACCTGATGCAGATTCACGGGCCGATGATCGAGCGGTTCGGATACGAGGGGTGCATGCCGCAGTACGACGAACTCGCGAAGTTGCGCGACGAGGGCCTGATTCATTTCATCGGAATCACGGGCCACAACAAGTTCGAAGAAATGTACAAGATGATCGCCACCGGCAATTTCGATTCGGTGCTGATCGAGTACGGTTACTTCAAAAAGGGATACAACACGCGGCATTCGGAGACGATGTTGGAATGGCGGGAGAGCTGTGTCGCCAAGGCGCACGAACTTGACATGGCCATCGTGGCGATGAAAATCCTCGGCGCGTGGATTTTCAATCACAATGCGAAAAACGTGCTGCCGGACTACGACAAGGAAGCCGTCAAGCGCTTGCCCGCGGCGGCGATTCGGTGGGTAATTAACGATCCGCGCATCAGCATGTTGAATATTGGCGTGTCGTATCCCGGTGACGTGGCGGAAAACATTCGCATCGCGACGGGCGATCTGGCATTGACCAATGAAGACCGGGTCTTGCTCGCGGATTTCTCCGCGAAGGCATACATGACGGAGCGCGTGCAGGGCTTTCCCGTTGTGTGATGGGGCGCTCTGTCGTGGACCAAAGGGAGTGAGTGGACGGCGCGTTAGGCAATAGGCGAGAATGCGACGGGGAGCGGCGGTCAGCACAACACTTTTTAGAGTGCTGTGACTCATTGGGGGACAAATGAGCGATCGCACGAAACGAATCTTGGGTGGGGCTGGAATTGCGGTTGTCGTGTATTTTGTCGTTTTGCCCATGTTGTGGCCGGAACCTACGGTCAGCGCAGTCATCCCTCCCGAAGTAGGCATGCACGAATCGTTGCCGATTCGAGTTTCGTTGAACGCATGGCACCGGAACATCGACGTGGGGAACGTCCGCTTCTATGTCGACTACACGGCGACGACGGCAGTCGGCCCGAAGGGCACATTCTATCCGGAACTGATTGTCGAGCGCAGACCGCGCTCGTTTGCGGGCGCATTTGTGCGCAATCCGATCACGTGGCCATACGCACAGCGTTTCGACGCCGAAGTGAACTTGGGAAAATATGTCGAACAGGGTTTGATCGGGCCGGGGAATTTGATCGGCAAAATCGACGTAACGTTCAATTACTGCTCGGGACGCGGCGGGAAACGAATTGGCCGCGACGTAACACGCACGACGACGAAGAGTGTGCCGTTTCGGATTGCGATCCATGAATGATGCTATTTGACCGATTGGGGGCTGAGCGTTACCCTTCCATCATGCTGTTTCAGGTTTGCGCTGCATGTTGCAGGCGGTTTCGCCCCGACAAGGCTTGGCGGTTGTTGGTGATTCGGGACGCCCCGGGGCACACATCCCAGGCTGGAAACCGGGCCGCGACTTCCACGCTAAACACACGTATTACTCCTCGAATATCGGCTGGCCTTCCGTCAATCGTCGCGTGTCTGCAGTCGACTCTTGCCGGCGTTTTCTCCTGGCGCTCCGCCGCGATCGCGCGCGACTTGCCCGCGAATCAGTTGAACGAGATCGAACCCGCGCCGCCGGCATCAGACCGCTGCCGTATTCAATCCAAAATCCAAAATCCAAAATCCAGAATCACGTTTCGCGTATTGCGCCTGCTTGCTCTTGTTGCTTTCGCTATTTCTCCCGCAGTTTACGCGCACGCCGAATCCATGCCGGTGTGCCGCGTGCTCTCCGGCCCCAAGGGCGGGCCGGGATTAGTGATCAATGGCGACGTCGTATCGCCCCTGTTTTTCTGCGCGAACAATCAGTTTGGACGAGACGATGTGCTGCTCGATGAGTTGAAACTCGCGGCGGACGCGGGCCTCCCGTTGTTTGCGTTTAACGTGCCACTGGCGTGGGATGGCGATACGAATATCGAGTCGGTGCTGGATACTTTCTGTCCTGCGCATCCCACCGGATACTTCTATGTTCGCGTGTGGATCGGCGGAAGTGGCGCGTGGCTCGCAGCGCACCCTGACGAGGCGATCCGTCGACCGGACGGAACGGCCCTTTCATGGGTGTCGCCGGCAAGCGCGGTGTGGCGCGCCGACGCGTCACGCTTGCTCGCGGACTGCCTGCGCCGCATTCAGGAGAGCCCGTATGCGAATCGGTTCGTCGGGGTCCATATCACATCCCAAATGTGCGGCGAGTGGTTCTATCCCGATACAAACGAGTTCATCGACTACAGCAATGCCAATGCGGTCGCGTTTCGCGCGTGGCTGAAGGGGAAATACATCAACGACAAAGGCCTCAGGCGCGCGTGGGGAGACGAACACGCGTCGCTGAGCGGCGCAACAATCCCAATGCCGGAACAGCGCGATGCGGCGGCGTGGGGACCGTTTCGCGACGCGTTGAAACACCGGCCCGCGATGGATTATCAGCAGTATTCAAACGAACTGATCGCCGACTGCATCGCGGATTTCGCGGGCGTCGCGAAAAAAGCTATGAAAGGGCGGGGGCTGGTCGGCGCGTTTTACGGATATACGATGGAAGTGGGGGGGATCGCACCACGATCGCTCGCGCACTCTGGTCATCTCGCCCTCACGAAGCTGTTGGATTGCCGCGACATCGATCTGATTCACGCGCCCTATTCCTACCTCGATCGACAATTGGGAAACCCGGCCCATATGCATCTGCCCCTGGATTCGGTGGCGTTGCATGGCAAACTGGTGGTCATCGAGGAAGATTCCCGCACGCATACCGCGAAACCCGTGCCGGAGGAGGCGCTCGCAACGGGAAACGTCTCGCTCTCGACAAACGCGGATGAATTGCTTTCAGTTAACCGCAGAAATATCGCGAATGCGCTCACGCACCGCGCAGGCATGTGGTACTTCGACGTGCTCGCGGATGGACGGTGGATCGACAAGGAGTTTTGGACGACGGCGCCGTTGACGCGGCGGTTGTTCGCCGAGGCCCGCACGCCGGTCCTCTTTCAACCGCAGATCGCGTTCGTTGCCGACGAGGACAGTATCCATACCATGCGCGCGACGACCTACCCGTATCTGATGGAGTCGTTGTCGTTTTGGCGGAGGGAATTGGATCGTCTCGGGACCCCCGTGGGCTATTACCTGCAGTCGGACCTGCCTCGATTACCGGATTCAATCCATGTCCTGATCCTCGCGAACGCGTATTCGATATCAACCGAGGAACGCCGCGCTATCGACAAATTCCTGAGCAAAGGCGGGACTGTCGTGTGGACGTTTGCGCCGGACGTCTCGGGTGAGAACGGGGTGGACGTGGCGCGAATCCGCGCCGCAACGGGATTCAACGTTTCCGCGCGCGACGCAGCGGGCCCTATTCACGTGCAATCAGAGGTTACGCAGGAAACCTGGACACTCGAAGGAAACTGGAATCTCAAATTTGAAATCTCAAATAGGGACGATATGCACGTCATCGCACGTTTCAAAGACAGTAATGCGATTGCGGTCGCTGCAACTCCGCTAAAGGGCGGCGTAAGCGTCTATGCAGCCGTACCCCGCTTGCCAGTCGGAGTGCTGCGCTGGATTGGCGCGAATACCTTCGTTCATTTCTGCCGCGATACGCCGGGAATGGTCGGATTGTTCGGACCCTATTTTGTCGTGCACACGAGCGACGCGCGGCGACACACGTTCGCACTGCCGGACAAAGTCCGCGCGGTCGAGCGCTTGGTGCCGTTCCAGTCGATCCCCTGCGCAACCGACACGAACACCTGGCAGGATGACTTACCTGCGAATACGACGGCGATTTACCGAATCACGAGATAATGCGCTTCCGCGGCACTGCAGATGAAATGGACTGCCCAAACCAATCAGATGTTGAACACGTCAGGGTTAAGTCGCACGTACTTTCGTGCTCGTGCTCGTAATCGTGCTCGTAATCGTAATCGATCCTATCGATCTTCCTGTCCATCCCGTCCAGCTCCAAAGCTCAAATCGTCCACGGCGCCCGCATCGCGCGCTGCAAATATGTGTTCGCCTCGGCGTCGTTCACAAACTGCTCCTTCACGTGGTCCCACTGCAGTTTGCGCTTCGTCCAGCGCGCGATATTTCCCAAATGACAGATCGTCGCCGCGAAATGTCCCGTCTCCACATCAGCGCGCGGTTTCTCGCGCGACCGGATGCAGTCTACCCAATTCTGGATGTGTTCCTTCGTCGCGTCGGGACCGCGCAGTTTCTCGTCCTGCTCCCCGGGTGTTGGATTCAGCGAGTGAAGTCCCCGATCAACGACAATTGATCCGCCATCGCCTTCGAATACCGCGCCTCCGCCGGGACCCTTGCCGTCGAGGTGCAGCACCGCGCCGCCCGCGAACTTGAACGACACCGGACAGAGAAGGTCTTTGCCTTCCGGCCACGCATTCGCCTCCGTGAACTTCAGCGGCTTGCCAAAAAAGATCGGCGGACCCGACGCCGCGTCCGGTTCGATCCACACCTCGACCGGCCCATTCTCTTTCGATGCCCATAGCACCACGTCGAGACCATGCGCGCCCCAACCGGTCATCTCCCCGCCGGAATACGGCGTGTACGAAATCCAACCCAGCGGCCGGCCATCCGGATACTCGCCCGCCCGAGGAATGTACAAATTCTTGTGATATCCCCGCGGCTGCGTCTGCCCGCACCACATGTCCCAATCGATTTCCGCGGGCGCCGGCTCCTCCGGCAAGTCGCAATCCCAAGGGCTGGGATAATTCGCCCCGTGGATGGTATGCACCTTGCCAATCTTTCCCTCGTGGAGTAGTTCGATACCGTCCTGCGTGTTCTTCATCGACCGTTGCTGACTGCCCGTCTGCACCACGCGCCCGTGCGTGCGCGCGGCATCCACCATCGCGCGGCCCTCGCGCACCGTCAGCGACAACGGTTTCTCGCAGTACGCGTCCTTGCCTGCCGCGCACGCATGAATCACGTGCAACGCGTGCCAATGGTCCGGTGACGCGACGATTACTCCGTCGATATCCGGCGACGCAAGCATTTCGCGGTAGTCTTGGTAGACCTTTGCTTCCTTGTTGCGCTGCTTCATCTCGTCCAACCGCGCCCGATTGACGTCCGCGTACGCGACAACCCGCGAATCCTCCGGCACCTGCATCAACTGCCGCGCGCGCCGCCCCACGGCGATATACGCGATGTTCACCCGATCGTTCGCCCCCTTGCGCCCCGCCCCCGCCAGCGCGCCAGTGGTGATAATGTTCGGCGCGGCAATGGCGCCCAAGGCCGCGGTCGATCGTTTTAGAAATGATCGACGAGACGCTTTTCTGCTGTTCATTGTAGTCTCCCCCAAGTGAAAGCTTTAACGTCCCACCATCATAACAGGTCGAAAGTGTGAGAGAACCCCCTCTGCATTCGATAGGTCCCTGGCGTAACGCAGAAAGGCGGTCGCTGGCATTCCGGCACAATGGGCGCCCGGTGGGGAGATACTCTACGGCGCCGGGGATTGGTTCCTCTCCGTACCAAGGATGATCGGCTATTCCTAAGCGCCGATGAGGTCTCCTCTGCCAATCTACGATTTGCCCAAGTAGGTTCAGAGGTTTCCAACAGCTATCCGCCAGGGGGAATTGATGCGATTAGGTGTTCGTTCAAAAATGCTAGAACATGGTCAAACAAAGTCTTGCCGTTGAATGTAGTTTCGAGCGGAGGTACGTGATCGGAACCGGGTAGCGCAAGAAACCGGCAAGTACCGCCAGCTTTAGTAATTCGATCGCGAAGGTGTTCGGCACAAGAAAACGGTGATTTGGAGTCCCCGATTGCGTGCATGATAAGTATGGGGGGGTCCTCTGAATCGGCAGTTCCGCTGGCGGCGCACCCACCAGAATGATCGATACACGCTTGAATGGAAGAATCCACGCTAGGGTTGTTTTCAGGAACATCTAGATCGGGTCTGTATTCGCTCGCTTCGGATAACGCCAATGTGTCCGCGATCGAAGCACCGGCGGACGAGCCCATTGCAGCGATGCGCTTCGGGTCTACTCCGTATTTCGTTTGGTGTGCACGAATCCAGCGTACAGCCGTCTTCGCGTCCTCAAATGTACTGGCAATTCCATTTGGGGGTTTATTCCCTGTCAACCTGTAATTGATTGAAAAGCAGACGAATCCCTGTGCCGCGAACTGACGCGCGACTTTCTCGTAATTGCTTTTGTCTCCTCCGCTGAATCCTCCCCCGTGTATTAGGATTAGAGTTGGTTTCAACTCCGCACCCTGTCCGACGCGATAGATATCCAAGAACAAGGGTTGTCTCGAAGCACCGTTTTCAATAAGCCCAACGCCGTACTGAACGTCTTTCGTCACTACGACATTCGCATTCGACTCCGCATGACCGTTGTCGATGAAGACAAGTAACACAAACAAGGTCGCCGTCCCCATCGCATGGGGCACCACTTCGCTTTTCTTCACCATGTGGCATCGACCGGTAGACCGGCTGCGTAGTTTACGCTCCGACCGTAGAATTCAAACGGTTGTATAGTGCCGTTGGTCACCGTGATTTGTTGCCACTGCACGTTAACAACCCTGCCATTGCCAACCTCGTGCACATACAATGGGCAAAACGATGGCGACGCGCCATCCGGCGGCCCAAGCAAACGCGTACCCCGAACCGACCCTTGGCAACCATTTCGCCATTTGATGGTAAAAACGTCACCCCTCATGAGACCTGCAAGAATCGGATGTTCTTCCAACACAGAACACGTCAGGTATCGAAACTCGAAACTGTAACTCGGGTTGTCGATGCCCGTTAGTTCCGCAAGTGCCGCAGTATTACCGGGAACGCGGTTGCCGAACACCGACGTGTTAACAAAGCCTGTGCCCTCCTTCACCGCGGCCAAGATCGCCTCGATGACAGCGTCCTGCAGCATGGGGCTATGCCCACTGACGATTACGTCCAATTGCGAAAGCGCTCCGGAGTCAGTGTCATCGACGATCCGATCTTCTACTCCCAGCCACTCGATTACACTTGGCATATACCCTTCGGTTGTCGTGCCCGGATCGACTACTGCGTATAGGTCGTACCCAAGGTCGATCAAAATCTGTGCAATTCCGATTACGTGACGCTGCGTATATTCGTACGGCATCGAGTGCTTGTGCGCCCCGCTGAATTCTGTAAGAAGTATTCCAACTCTTGGTTTGGAGACAATGCCATACTTTTCGGCACCCGTGGCGTGACCGATGCGCATCTCTGTTTCAGGGGACATTGCCGTGTGCCATGCGTGAAACGTTCGTAGAGACTCGATTGTACGCAATGGGCCGGCACCCTCGTTCGTCACCAACGAGAAGTTTACTGACAACCTGCGGAGGTTCTTGAGATTTGCGAGGTATCTCACGCCCACGTCCGTTACCGCGGTACGGTCCAGCGTCAAGTCTTCGAGTGAGGTAACAGACGATAGCCGGGCGACGCCCGCGTCGGTTATCGCTGTGTTCGTTAAGTCCAGCCGTCGGATTCCCGGCATCTCGGAAATGTAGCCGAGCGCCACATCGGAAATCTCCGTTCCAACGAGGCTCAAGACCTCTAGCCCGTCAAGTTGCGCAAGTTGACGAATACCCTCGTCGCCCAAGTGGGAGTGGTCCAGATAGAGTTCGCGCAGGCCGGTGAAATGAACCATATGCTTGACGTGGTCATCGTACAACGGCATCCGCGTGCGTTTCTCGGTCTGCAGCGCGTCCGCGTATGCCCTCTCCGGCGGTTCGTTTCCAGCGCGGTAGACATAGAAACTGCCCAACAACAGCGCGCTGATGTCGTCGCTCGGCGCCGATGCAAGCGAGGCCAAATCGAATTGCGCATCAGGCCGCATCATAAGTGCGAAGTCATACTCGGCAGGGACCTGGATTGTTCCCGCTGCAGGAACGGTCTCGACCCAATCGAAGAAGGTCGTTGTGCCTTGGGGGCGCTGGCACAAAACACCAGCAGGCCGCAAAAATGTGAGTACTTTCAGACCCGGGGCCGCCTCGGCCGGTCCACGCAGGAACGGGGTCGTTGCGCACGCCGCAATCAGCAGAGCAAGAAGTCCCAATGGCAGCATGCCACCGTAGATGCGTTCGGCCTTGGATGCGCTGTTCGAGCCGGCGAGTAAGCGGCGAACTCGTCGGTAGAGCGAACCGCCGGTTGCGCCCAATGCATAGGCAGGCTCCTTACGATGGGTCTCGGCCAGCAATAACAAGGCGCGGACGTAGACATCGTTGTTGTGGAAAAGACGGGATACACAATCGTCGCAGCAATGCTCGCGTTCTTCCCGCAGCATCTTGGAGACCCACCATACTGCGGGATGGTAAAAGTAGACCGCTTCGACGAACGACTGGATTAGAATGATAAATTGGTCGCGCCGCGCAAGGTGCGCCAGTTCATGTGCGATGATCATTTCGAGCTGCTGCGGAGTCAGGCCGGTTATAGCACTCGGCGGAATGAGGATCAGTGGACGCAGCCAACCGAGCACAGTAGGCACCTCGACGAGCAACGATATCGCAACCCGAACCGGGTAACTCACCCCGAGTTCCTTGCGAATACGATCTGTGGTTTGCATCAGTTCTGCGCAATACCGTGCGGTTTGCGTCGTGGTTATCCGCAGGACCCAAACGCTTCCCATTGCGAGCCGGAGCACGCATACGGAAGCGCCTAGGGCCCATATCAGGACTAGCCAGGGCAACATCGGCTCACACGCGCGAATCGCGCGACGGTACGCGTCCGGGACTGGCCAGGCGAGCGCAGTCGCGTCGACGCCGGTTTCCACTGAAGCGGCCGACGTATCCGTCGTGAGTGATTCCTCGCACTCTGGACATGGCGAATTCGCCGAGTCATTGACGTTGCGCGAAGATTTCGTCGAACTGATCGTTGACCCCTGTGGGGCGACGAAAGATGCCCACACATCCGAAAAAGCGTTCGCGGGTGTCAGTGAAAGGAAAGTGACCGCGGGCGATGCCGCCATAAGGATTAGCACCGCGAATAAGATTCCGTGTCTCAGACCGGCGCGCTCCCGTTTCACCAAGGTCAATAGCAACGCCGCCAAGCCGCCAAGTATGGCGAGTTGCCAAATACTGTGTATGAGGGCCCAGCCCCAGTTCTGCAACAAAGCGAGAAATGGCGAATAAGTGTCCATCATGATGCCTTTCCTCCGCGATTGTTCAGCAGCTTCTTAATCGCCTCGATTTCCTCGTCCGACACGGACTGGACCGAAAGCGCTTGCATCACCAGCTTATGTGCGGAACCGCGAAATGCGCGCCGGACCAAGTCCGAGGCAAGGTGCCGCTGCATCTCCTGT
Encoded proteins:
- a CDS encoding Hsp20/alpha crystallin family protein — its product is MTACAPQVATRYLIPRVNVVDEAERVVIEAELPGVAKADLSLEVKDGELTLVGKRANATREGHYIMRERAFADYRRVFALSNAIDPTRIEAEMKDGLLTVTLHKTDRVKPRKINVN
- a CDS encoding Hsp20/alpha crystallin family protein → MSLVRWRDRGELSPWAPLRDIEGQFNRLFGELARDYDLFDRGWAPAVDVKENEQEYTIEADLPGMKKEEIDITVVDNVVTLKGERKHESETKEKDYHRVERRYGAFERTFEIPGGFDADKIAAHFDNGVLKVTLPKREESKPKQIEVKVS
- a CDS encoding polyphosphate kinase 2 family protein, producing the protein MGKSKVLRKLIAKFRVSNGKRFKLSDVDPDDTGPFESDDKDASAELLAKGAEKLAALQEKLYAQDRWSLLLIFQAMDAAGKDGTIKHVMSGVNPQGCQVHSFKAPSAEELDHDFLWRTNKALPERGRIGIFNRSYYEEVLVVRVHQDFLKAQRLPPEVVTKHIWKERFADINAMERYLSRNGTVIRKFFLHVSKDEQKRRFLDRLNDPTKNWKFSMKDVQERDHWNGYMRAYEEMIQHTATKHAPWYVVPADHKWFSRVVVSQVIIEALETLNLSFPEVGAAQRKDLEAARKLLR
- a CDS encoding aldo/keto reductase — encoded protein: MEHAQDTFDRRGFITTTLGAATVSALAAKSAGAVPVTKKSISYSGPIPVRKFGKTGYSFPIIGHGGSAMMAKEYGYYGLDNPPSPEDRIKMVRDAYDLGVRYFDTARIYQESEELMGKALKDIRDKVFIASKVMVPSPDKVRASVEESLKQLQTGHIDLMQIHGPMIERFGYEGCMPQYDELAKLRDEGLIHFIGITGHNKFEEMYKMIATGNFDSVLIEYGYFKKGYNTRHSETMLEWRESCVAKAHELDMAIVAMKILGAWIFNHNAKNVLPDYDKEAVKRLPAAAIRWVINDPRISMLNIGVSYPGDVAENIRIATGDLALTNEDRVLLADFSAKAYMTERVQGFPVV
- a CDS encoding Gfo/Idh/MocA family oxidoreductase, giving the protein MNSRKASRRSFLKRSTAALGAIAAPNIITTGALAGAGRKGANDRVNIAYIAVGRRARQLMQVPEDSRVVAYADVNRARLDEMKQRNKEAKVYQDYREMLASPDIDGVIVASPDHWHALHVIHACAAGKDAYCEKPLSLTVREGRAMVDAARTHGRVVQTGSQQRSMKNTQDGIELLHEGKIGKVHTIHGANYPSPWDCDLPEEPAPAEIDWDMWCGQTQPRGYHKNLYIPRAGEYPDGRPLGWISYTPYSGGEMTGWGAHGLDVVLWASKENGPVEVWIEPDAASGPPIFFGKPLKFTEANAWPEGKDLLCPVSFKFAGGAVLHLDGKGPGGGAVFEGDGGSIVVDRGLHSLNPTPGEQDEKLRGPDATKEHIQNWVDCIRSREKPRADVETGHFAATICHLGNIARWTKRKLQWDHVKEQFVNDAEANTYLQRAMRAPWTI
- a CDS encoding alpha/beta hydrolase, whose protein sequence is MVKKSEVVPHAMGTATLFVLLVFIDNGHAESNANVVVTKDVQYGVGLIENGASRQPLFLDIYRVGQGAELKPTLILIHGGGFSGGDKSNYEKVARQFAAQGFVCFSINYRLTGNKPPNGIASTFEDAKTAVRWIRAHQTKYGVDPKRIAAMGSSAGASIADTLALSEASEYRPDLDVPENNPSVDSSIQACIDHSGGCAASGTADSEDPPILIMHAIGDSKSPFSCAEHLRDRITKAGGTCRFLALPGSDHVPPLETTFNGKTLFDHVLAFLNEHLIASIPPGG